The proteins below are encoded in one region of Lactuca sativa cultivar Salinas chromosome 3, Lsat_Salinas_v11, whole genome shotgun sequence:
- the LOC111884184 gene encoding uncharacterized protein LOC111884184 — protein sequence MTGVLFRTGSGPIHSSLLPGSARIAVPLRHDSFSGGEKMDFSGLCLEVNNNNSRRRITRAISEPKEINRLRSISTGSQTFPEMLPEVDEESLSDEDVVGSTGTLKFAEKCFDRMSWIPGSGISVEETQFSGVGSGSGRDRDGFGSGGSSSDRERKKIGEYYLQMLKSNPNDPLILRNYGKYLHEVEGDSVKAEEYYGRAILASPGDGELLSLYGKLIWDTEKDGERAKSYFDQAVSASPDDCMVMGSYAQFMWEAEEDEDDEEESGSKVTLLPASQPMVSAF from the exons ATGACGGGTGTACTTTTCCGGACCGGTTCAGGACCGATTCACTCGTCCCTGTTGCCCGGTTCAGCGAGAATCGCCGTTCCTCTTCGTCACGATTCGTTTTCCGGTGGTGAGAAGATGGATTTTTCGGGTTTGTGTTTGGAGGTTAACAACAACAACAGTCGTCGGAGAATCACTAGAGCTATATCTGAGCCGAAGGAAATTAATAGACTGAGGTCAATCAGTACGGGATCGCAAACTTTTCCGGAAATGTTACCGGAGGTGGATGAGGAATCGTTGTCGGATGAGGATGTAGTTGGAAGTACTGGAACGTTGAAGTTTGCGGAGAAATGTTTTGATCGGATGAGTTGGATACCGGGAAGTGGAATCTCAGTGGAGGAGACGCAGTTTTCCGGTGTCGGTAGTGGAAGTGGACGAGATCGCGATGGTTTCGGTTCAGGAGGTTCTTCTTCCGATCGCGAACGGAAGAAAATCGGTGAGTACTATCTTCAAATGTTGAAGTCGAACCCTAACGATCCTCTTATCCTACGGAACTATGGAAAATACTTGCACGAG GTAGAAGGAGACAGTGTTAAAGCGGAGGAGTACTACGGAAGAGCGATACTAGCGAGTCCTGGAGACGGAGAACTTCTATCGTTGTATGGTAAACTAATTTGGGATACAGAGAAAGACGGAGAGCGAGCTAAATCTTACTTCGATCAGGCTGTTAGCGCATCTCCTGATGATTG TATGGTGATGGGATCATACGCGCAATTCATGTGGGAAGCAGAAGAAGACGAAGATGACGAAGAAGAATCTGGATCTAAGGTGACGTTGCTTCCTGCATCACAACCGATGGTTTCAGCGTTCTAG